A portion of the Candidatus Zymogenaceae bacterium genome contains these proteins:
- a CDS encoding abortive infection family protein has protein sequence MGFAAKQITEYFINYSPLVKPFDHYGRKPTRQALFVDSVYALTPEQQYYSLNDLTCFKYNSKYTYPDEDVCVSLREELHSYISKTPIGLSFSKIRETAFRKDWMTAYSRINTNPAAAVTAARTLLETIFKTIISERGRKPDKSGKLNRLMQEAQDAVGFIRAQSQSEHELIQGLVGIINAVGSISNEAGDRHGTVDGINLDDQYLAYLCVNACGTVGLCFIKNIYLSQLETLLIEIFSVLYIKTF, from the coding sequence GTGGGTTTTGCTGCGAAACAAATAACAGAATACTTTATTAACTATTCACCTCTTGTAAAACCATTTGACCACTACGGAAGAAAACCTACGCGCCAGGCATTATTTGTGGATTCAGTATATGCATTGACTCCCGAACAACAGTATTATTCACTTAACGACCTCACCTGTTTTAAATATAATTCGAAATATACTTATCCTGACGAGGACGTTTGTGTTTCATTACGCGAGGAGCTTCATTCATATATATCTAAAACTCCAATAGGTCTAAGTTTTTCCAAAATAAGAGAAACCGCTTTTAGAAAGGATTGGATGACCGCTTATAGTCGAATAAATACAAATCCTGCGGCTGCAGTAACTGCTGCAAGAACTCTTCTAGAAACCATATTCAAAACGATTATTAGTGAACGGGGAAGAAAGCCAGACAAGTCAGGCAAACTCAATCGTCTTATGCAAGAAGCACAAGATGCCGTTGGATTTATTCGTGCTCAAAGTCAATCTGAGCACGAATTGATTCAGGGGCTTGTCGGAATAATTAATGCAGTAGGAAGCATCAGTAATGAGGCTGGCGATCGTCATGGTACAGTAGATGGAATAAATCTTGACGATCAGTATTTAGCTTACTTATGTGTGAATGCATGTGGTACGGTTGGATTATGCTTTATAAAAAACATCTATTTGAGCCAATTAGAAACGTTACTAATTGAAATCTTTTCTGTTCTGTATATCAAAACTTTCTAA
- the dut gene encoding dUTP diphosphatase, which produces MNNVIKILLKRKEGYAGPLPRYISPGAAGADISAHLTEEMTLGPGEWAAVPTGIALAVPFGYECQVRPRSGLALKHGVTILNSPGTIDSDYRGEIKIILINQGKEPFVVKNGDRIAQLIAAPVSRAEFQETDDLPETDRGEGGFGSSGV; this is translated from the coding sequence ATGAATAATGTAATCAAAATCTTGCTCAAGAGAAAAGAGGGATATGCCGGTCCCCTTCCGAGATACATCAGCCCAGGCGCCGCCGGCGCGGATATTTCCGCCCATCTTACAGAGGAGATGACGCTGGGGCCGGGTGAGTGGGCGGCGGTGCCCACCGGAATCGCTTTGGCCGTCCCATTCGGATACGAGTGCCAGGTGCGGCCCCGAAGCGGCCTCGCCCTGAAGCACGGCGTCACCATTTTGAACAGTCCCGGCACCATCGACAGCGACTACCGGGGCGAAATCAAGATCATTCTCATCAACCAGGGAAAGGAACCCTTCGTAGTCAAAAACGGCGACCGCATCGCCCAGCTGATCGCCGCGCCGGTATCCCGGGCGGAGTTCCAGGAGACGGACGATCTTCCCGAGACGGACCGGGGTGAGGGAGGCTTCGGTTCTTCCGGGGTGTGA